The stretch of DNA CCAAAAAAAATCATGAATCTATTGGATCAACTAACTAATTTGCACGTCGGAATTTAAATCCTATGATACCAAATATTTTAGTCTTCAATTTCTTTTGGCCAAATAATCGTTTTGTTTCCACATACTCATAGGAAGAGTTTCCTTACATAATGcctatgtgtgtgtgtataactTCTGACTATGATTAGCAGTAAATATACCAACTGCAATATTCAAGTGAGCGCTATTATGTAGAATTCACCACTAACCTATCTGCAACCTATGGAAACTGGAACACTACTGTGAACTAACACAAAAACAACACTTCGAGTAAAGACTATTACTACTTTACTAAAGGATCCTAAACCGCATTTTAGAAAAGGGAGGATGGGCAATAACAAACTGGGAAAAGCAGTAGCTATTTCCATGAGAAAATGGGAGAGTAATGGTGATTCCGAAGATGTGCAGAATGAACATATCAAGAAAAAACATACCCCAGAAACTTTAACAAATTGGCCATCTTTTGCAGTTCTAAGCTCGGCATCAGGGTACTGAGAGATGAAACCAACAATAGCACTTCTTCCATAACAAGTATTCCATGTGAATACCGCAGCAACAATGGCAAATAGGATAACAACAACGACAAGAAGAATGGGATTGTGAACAGCACCAAGAATAAAGCCACCAGCTATAAATCCCATCACAAATAGAAGAACTATAGACCAAAGTATTGGCTTCGGGAAACTCTTACGGAAGGAATATTCTTCACCAGGGCTTAGGCGAGTAACAGCCTGGTTATTAACAATAGAACTCTGTAGCTTGATCGAGCCTGTGGAATCCAATGGACCTGAAACCTTCCGTGGAGCACCAGCTGAATTGAGTGGACCCGAAGAAATGGGACCGGATGTAATGAGGCCTGTCGTAGGGAGAATCGGGGGAATAGGGCCAGAGTTTTGACGGGAATTACCAGTAGCCCCTCCAGCTTGAGGACCCGATGACTTCTTCATAGGCTCTCCGTGTTTATTTAGAGGACCTGAGTTGGTCTTTTTCAAAGAAACAGATCCAGGACCGCCACCAGAAGACATGCGACTGATTGAATTCAGTTGACCCGAATGAGAAGTAGCGCCACCAAATGATCCTGTTCTTGATGGGGCATTGTTAATAGGTCCAGATTTCCGTGCCCCAGTTGGGATATCAAACATTTTCCCAAGCTCtccggactttttgatatcaccGCCAGTATAAGGCATGGCAACCGAGCTCATTGTTGGAGCCTTTTCTTTCGGCTGCTCAGGCCGACCAGATACATAAAGGCCACTGCTCAACTTATGAGACGGGAACCGAGAACCCATAATGCCAACCTAGCTATCAGTAGAAGCCCAATGGCAATGCACGTAGACAGGATAGCAGTGTTTATTCTTTAACACCCACGAATAGAGACTTGATAACTGGCTGAAAACCCACCTCAGCAGACCAATTTCAACAGTAATGTTATACCTATTCAACAAAAAAACTGCCGTATAAGCATCTCATTTACATTGGGAAGCAAAATACAAGAAGCACCAACGGCGGCTATGATAAGCTTTCTGCATATCAAAGCTTAACTTCAAATTTAGATACTTCAAACTTAGCACAATATATATGCACTCACACTAGGACTTAAATTCCAGAAAGAAGCATCAACTATTTTCTGAATCACAACTAATGAGAACGAGAAAATGACCAATAAGTATAAGGTGGGGGATAATGCACAGAGATCTAGAGATTTTGTAAACCATTATGCAATAACCATAATTTCAAAAACGTTGGTTGAGACACAGGATGATAGGGCGGGCAGCGGACTTTCGGTACTTTCTGCCTGACTCGATTTCAATACTAAGCTCTCATTGCATAAGTAAGAAAGTTCAGCTACAGAGGGTAAAGAGGGGCAGACGAGAGTTCTAATAATTCTCTTCCTTCCAAtttaaaagaaaatgaaacaatGAGCCTGTAATAGATGTAGATACAATAGAGCAGTATCATGAATCAGTACTCATAACCCACAGATCTggatatttttttcaaaattgcaGTCAATCTCAGTCATGTACATGTATGCAGACAAGCAAATCCGAAGAAAATCTCATTCAATTAGTTCTACTAAAAGGTTTTCTTGAATAACAGTAGCAAACTGTTAACATCCTTTAACTAACTATGTGGTTAGTGTTCACACATCAAGTACCAACAAAGACGCCCATCGATCCAAAACAAAGAAACAAAACAAAAGTCATACCCAACAACACAATTGCAGTAAGAAGCACAATCTGAGAGATCAGAGACCAAAATGTACAAAACTCAAATAAAGATTCGATTTTTACACACACAAAAATGTCTCAAGTAAGGATCCAAGAAAAACATAAATCAGCAAAATGGGTTAAAAAAAGAAACTAGTACATTTATACAAATCTGGAGAACCCCATAAAATAAATAACCTGCTATACTATCAAGAAAGTAAAAACAACCCACATTCACATTATTAACCAAAATTGTTAATGCCCAAAAAAACAGAAACAGATCAAAAAGTTCAAAACTTTACTCATTTCAAGAAAACCCAAAATCAGCAGAATGGGTAAAAAATAAATCTACCATgtatataaatcttgaaaaccCTCTAGAACTAAATCAAGAAAAGCAAAAAACAATCCACATTCACATTTCTAACAAAAGGGTAAATGTACAAACAAAAAAACAGAAAATAAAGTTCAAAACTTTACTCATTTCAGGAAAATCAAGAAAATGTGAAGGGTACCTGAGGAAGAAAATGAGTTGGGAATAATAAGAAGTAACATGGTAATGGATCAAGAAACCAGTTTGTTTAACATGGGATTTGGGATATGGGAAGGTAGTAGTACTAGTAGTGTTGGTGGGTATGAGGTTTGAGTAAAGGGCAATGGGGGTGGGGTGAATGATGTAGGGGGGGTTGGGTATATGGTGGTCTTGGTGGTTTTGTTAGCTAAGGAGCAAAGTGTTTTTAGGAGgaaaattaattaagaaattaaaAAGGATAAACGTGGAAACTGAAAATGGACCCTCCACCTTCCTTTTCTGCTGGTTGTCTAGGTTGTGATATTAAATGACATTTTTGACCTTCAATGTAAAGGCTATATTTCTGTTTGCCACTGGTTTTTTCTTATAAACTTATAGGAGCACTaatttgatttaaatatttatattaactGCATTAAACACCTCTATAATATGATTCAGTTTCGTATACACCTCTTGTATTCTAAAATCAAACACTTACACTCGCTATATTTCTAAATCATACGAATTTAATTACTTAATTACAGATACACCCTTTAGACTTTAAAATCAAACACTTATGCCCATATATTATAAAATCTTACACATATATAATGACTTAGTCACAAGTACACTCATATATTCGAGTACACCCATATATAATGACTTAAAAGGTAATTGAAAGTaattttatttaataatatttattgatAATATATACTAAATGGTAAGTACGTAAACATGTTATAACAGATTAAATtgtactaaaaatatatatagtaTCGTCAATATATATTACTTAAATCCTACCCGAAACAGTTCATGCATCGTAGCCAAATTATAATCTATAATAAATAGATAATTTTGTCCCTTATGTGAAATTTCATTCTTTCTTCTATTTTATTGAACAATGTTTTTTATTTCATTTAGTTAATTTATCATTGTAAATAATTTCTTACACAAATAATTATCATCA from Nicotiana tomentosiformis chromosome 11, ASM39032v3, whole genome shotgun sequence encodes:
- the LOC104086158 gene encoding uncharacterized membrane protein At1g16860-like yields the protein MGSRFPSHKLSSGLYVSGRPEQPKEKAPTMSSVAMPYTGGDIKKSGELGKMFDIPTGARKSGPINNAPSRTGSFGGATSHSGQLNSISRMSSGGGPGSVSLKKTNSGPLNKHGEPMKKSSGPQAGGATGNSRQNSGPIPPILPTTGLITSGPISSGPLNSAGAPRKVSGPLDSTGSIKLQSSIVNNQAVTRLSPGEEYSFRKSFPKPILWSIVLLFVMGFIAGGFILGAVHNPILLVVVVILFAIVAAVFTWNTCYGRSAIVGFISQYPDAELRTAKDGQFVKVSGVVTCGNVPLESAFQKVPRCVYTSTSLYEYRGWDSKAANPEHRRFTWGLRSLERHVTDFYISDFQSGLRALVKTGCGARVTPYVDESVVVDINPSNRDMSPEFVRWLAARNLSSDDRIMRLKEGYIKEGSTVSVMGVVQRNDNVLMIAPPPEPFSTGCQWSKCILPASLEGIVLSCEDSSKIDVIPV